Part of the Virgibacillus natechei genome is shown below.
CAAACGTTGTGTAAAATGTATTCAAATGAGATCTACTTACGTTTTTAGATTCATGTGTCGTCATCCGAAGGAACGTGATATTCACCTGTAATGGTGTGTTCCCTAATAATCGCAGAAGCTGTAATTCGGTCGTTTCCTTATCTGGCATTAAATTTAAAATAAGTATATTAAGTGGACGAATGTCTTGGTTCTTAGCCCGATTTTCATCCATCACAAAGATTTTCTCCTGTTTTAACACTTCCGTTGCAGGCAACTCTCTCGATATATTGATTGGCACTAAGATTTCTCCCTCCTGCATTCCTATTCTTCCTAAAGAAACCTGCAATCATTAACTGCGATTTCTCTGAAATTTGGTGCCCGCTTATTGCCACACTTCTTCAGAAATTTCCACAATATGGCGGATTTTATCCCATTGCTGATCTTCCGTTAAATCATTACCCTCTTCAGTTGAAGCAAATCCACATTGCGGACTAAGACATAGATTATCATAGGATAGATATCCAGCCGCTTCGGCAATTCGCTCTTTTACCAGGTCTTTATTTTCCAGCTCAGCAAATTTGGATGTAACTAAACCTAGTACAACATGCAGATCGTCCCTGTTTACAAATTTCAGCGGTTCAAATCCGCCTGAACGCCCGTCGTCAAATTCCAGAAAAAGCCCGTCAACATGCAGTCCACCGAATATCGTTTCGGATGCCTTATCATACGAACCTGAACTAAAATAATGGGAACGATAATTGCCCCGGCAGATATGCATGGTAACCAGAAGGTCATCCGGACGATCGGCTATCGATTCATTGATAGCACGTTTGCATAATTTTTGCAGTTCGGCAGGCTCATACCCTTTCGCGCGAATCGATTGTTCCCCCTCTTCCGATAAAAAGGAAGCCCATGATGTATCATCAAGCTGTATATAACGGCATCCTGCATCATAAAAAGCCTGAATCGCTTTTTTATAAGCAGTCGTTAAATCTCCCAACAGTTCCTCGATATCACCATAAACCTCATTATCAATTCCCGCCCGAACCAGGAGCATATTAGGACTTGGAATGGACTGCTTGGCAACATGATCATCGCCTACCTCCCCTTGCAAAAATCGGAAATGATCCAGAAATGGATGATCTTCATTAAAATCAACCTTGCCTGTTACACGAATCGCACGGGCTTTTGTTTCAATGCCATCAAACTTCAATCCAGTGTCTGATTCGAATCCTTCCACACCTACCAGACTTTCCAAAAAGTCAAAATGCCACCAGGAACGGCGGAACTCCCCATCCGTAATTGACTTAAGTCCAGTCTTCTTCTGTTTTTCAACAAGTTTGGTTATTTCTTCATCTTCAATGGTACGCAGCTGCTGGGCAGAAATTTCTCCATTTGTCTTTTGAGCTCTCGCTTGTTTAAGACGTTCCGGTCTTAGAAAGCTACCCACATGATCTGCTTTAAATGGTGCCTTGCGATCTAATTTTGTTGTTGTCATTGTATCCGCTCCTTTTAATCAAAAAAGCCCCTTCGATTAAGAAGAGGCATTATCATGCGATCATCTTCTTATCTCCCAAGTTTCATCAACTTGCTAGAAGTAGCACCTTGTTATCATAACAGGTTGCTGAAGCGTCATCGGGCTTAGTCCCTCTGCCTCTCTTAATAAGAATGTTACTGAATTGTTTGAAATTACTATACCAATGATAGTAGCATTTTTATAGATAAATAGCAAGGGAAGCATAACGTAAGCATCAATGCCATTGCACCAGGTGCGATTATGACCGCGATGGTGGAAGGATCCTTGAAACAAATGGGCGGAGATAATTGGGAAGAAGCTGGCAGAGAATTTGTCAGTGTTAACCCGATGAAACGATTTGGTCAACCAGAAGAAGTTGGACGTTTGGTTGCCTTCTTATTATCACAGGAATCGCGATTCATCAATGCAACCGTCATTCCCATTGATGGCGGACAATCCTCACAATATTAATGACGAAGGGTGGCACGCCTATGTGTCACCCTTTTGATTTTGCAAATGAAATAAGATCCGCAAAGTCCATATCTGCATCAACTGAGCTTTCTTCACGATCGCCTACAAGAACGGTACGTACCCCTGCTCTCTTGCCTGCTTCTATATCGGGTTCACGATCCCCTACCATATAACTTTTCTCTAAATCAATTGCATGTTTTTCCGCCAGATCCAAAATCATTTGTGGCTTTGGTTTACGACATGCACAATTTGCACGCGGCTTGTGGGGACAATAACGGATGTCATCAATCGTTGCACCATATGTGGCTAGATCATCTTTCATTTTTTTATGTACCTTTTTCAAAGCCGACTCTTCCATGAATCCGAGTCCAATTCCACCTTGATTGGTTACAACAAAAACCTTAAACCCCAAATCATTGAACCGCCTTATAGCTTGACCGACACCATCCAGTAAATGGAAGTCCTTGGGCTTGTTCACGAACTTCACCCGATTGGTGAGTACTTCATTGATTACACCATCGCGGTCTAGGAACATCGCTCGATTCATATCATCACCTTCAAATAAGCATACTCATTTCTTGGTCTATTAAAACTCCAATTCCTTTGGAGCTTCACCTTGTTTATTCATCACCCGGATGGCGGTTGGATTAATCTCCAATAAGACAAGTTCTGGATCCTCCGGGCCATCAAAATAAAGTTTCATCTTGTCATTCCACAGCTCCTTTTTCAGTTCTTCCGAATTATTTAAGGAAACCTTCCCTTCATATTCCACATATTCATCGCCAAATCCCTCACCCTCGTATCCGAGCAGAATATGAGTGAAAGGATTCGCTTCCGTTTCCTCTGCCTTATCCGTTTCCTTGCTCGTTAACGTATAGAGTTTCAACCCTTCACTGAAAAATGTCATGTACCTTGAATGGGGTTTATTATTCTTCACTGTTGCCATTGGCCCAACATAGTTGCTTTTTAGAATTTCTTCAACGGTTGCTTTGATCTCCTGTTGACTCATTTATATGCACTCCTTTTTTATTGCTGGTGAAAATAGTATTCCTTCCATCTTGAAAAATAAACATCTCTCTGACTTCAAGGATGAAGCACGAGGACGATTCTCGGTTCCTAAGTTTATCTTATAAAATAAATGGGAAGAAAATAAATTATGAACGTTAAATCAGAGAAATAGGAGGTATATTTTGGGACTACAAAATGGAAAAAATGATTCGTTCTTAGATACAGGCAGGCCTGTAGTGGAAGGGAAGAATGGAGCCGTCACTTCTCCTCATTATTTAGCTACGCAAACGGGGAAGAGGATTCTTGATCAAGGTGGCCATGCGGTAGAAGCAGCTATCGCAGTTAATTCTGTGCTTTGTGTGGTTATTCCGCATATGGCAGGGTTAGGAGGAGATTTATTTGCGTTAGTCTGGGATCAGCATGAAAAAGAAGTCAAATCTTTAAATGGAAGCGGGAAGTCTGGAAGTCAAGTAAACCGAGAAGTCTATAAACAAAAGGGGCTTAACGAGATCCCAGAGCGTGGGCCATTAGCGGTGAATACTGTCCCAGGAACTGTAGACGGATGGTGGAGCCTTCACCAGCATTACGGTAAGTTAGAGTGGTCATTGCTATTTGAAGATGCTATTCACTATGCCAAAGAAGGTTTTCCAATTACAGAAAAGACAAGTAGCTATGTCCAAGAAAAAGCCGATTTATTAAATGAACAACCGGAGACGGCGAATGTGTTTTTTAAAAATGGACGTCCGATTTTATCAGGTGAGCTTCTCGTCCAACCTAATTTAGCATGGGCTTTTGAACAAATTTCCAAAGAGGGTAGAGATGCCTTTTATAAAGGGGATATCGCAGACAAAATTATCGCCTCTATGGAAAAGCATGATGGATTAATGGTGAAAGAAGATTTTACCAATCATACAGTTGAGTGGGAAGACCCGATATCAACAAATTACAGAGGATATGAAATCTATCAAGTAAAACCAAATACGCAAGGCATTGCTGTATTAATGATGTTAAACATGCTAGAAAAGTATGATTTGACTTCGATTGGTGATGGCACTCCAGATTATTATCACCTAATGGCAGAAGTAGCCAAACTAAAATTCCGTTTTCGAGATGAATGGGTCACCGATTCACAATCTATTGATTTACCCTACGACACCCTCTTATCTAAGTCATTCTCATCTGAAGTTAATGAACATTTTTCTTGGAATAATATATTTCGCCCAGAGGAGTTGGAAGAGCTCCCAAAAGTTAAAGGAAGCCGTGACACCGCCTACCTGAGTGTTGTTGATAAGGAAGGGAACAGCATTTCTTTAATTCAAAGTATTTTTCATGAATTTGGCTCTGGATTTATGCCAGAGGGCGTTGGCTTCTTTTTACAAAATCGGGGCTCCCATTTTAGTTTAGATCCAAATCATCCAAATTCTTTAGAACCAAATAAGCGTACGTTTCATACAATCATTCCTGGCATGGCACTGAAGGATGGTAAGCCTTATATGTTATTCGGAGCTATGGGAGGAGAAGGACAACCTCAAACGCAATGTGCCATGCTTACTAGGGTAATAGACTTTGGCTATAACATACAACAGGCAATAGAAGCACCACGTTGGTTATACGGTAAAACATGGGGAGAAGATAGTTCCTCATTTAATTTAGAAGGTAGAGTAACAAGTGAAATAATTGATGATTTGAAGAAGCGTGGGCATGAGATTGAAATGGTAGAGAATTATTCGCAAACAATGGGCCATGCACAAGGGGTTGTCATTGATCACAAAAGAGGAGTGTATAGTGCTGGAGCAGACCTGCGCGGTGATGGAATTGCCTTGTGCTGGTAAGTAATAGTTATAAAAGTTAGCTTGGAGGATTTGATAATGGATAACAATTTACCGGTCGATTTATTACATTGGTCTTTAGCGATCTTACCATTGGTACTGCTTCTGCTTATGCTAGTTGTTTTCAAATGGTCTGGTGGTAGATCAGGTTGGATCGCTATGGCTATTGCGACATTAATCGGTTTTTTCATGTACGAAGCTCCCTTGGATAACCTGGCTGTTGGATTTGGAAAAGGGCTTTGGGAGGCATTTTTTATACTATTGGTTGTGTGGTTTGCTTTATTACTTTACCACGCCACAGATGAATCTGGCTCATTTAAAGTCATAAGGGAGAAAATACAAGATCATAGCCAAAATTATTTATTTATTGTACTTGGTTTTGGTTGGGTGTTTGCTTCTTTTCTCCAAGGTGTAGCTGGATTTGGAGTACCTATTGCAGTAGTAGCTCCCCTTTTACTAGGAATAGGCGTTAAGCCTGTTGCTGCAATTATCATTCCTTTAATTGGCCATGCCTGGGCAAATATGTTCGGAACACTAGGTGTGGGCTGGATCGCAACTGTAAATACGGTACAAATTGATAATGAGGCATTGACACTTATACTTACAGGAATACTGTTGTGGATACCGAATATAATAGGTGGGCTCATGATTTGCTGGCTGTTTGCAAGATGGAAAGGTATAAAAGAGGGTTTCCTAGCTGTGATTATTATTTCGCTTATTCATGGTGGAGGCCAACTTGCCATCGTCGCATTCAACCCTGAACTTAGCACATTTATACCGGCTATTCTGGCCGTAGGTGCACTTTTTCTACTGTCTAAACGCAAACAATATAGTGAAAAATCAGAGCTTGAGGATGAAACAGACATTCTTTACGACACGGATTCTAAGGAAGAAGGAAAGCCTGACATATCACTTCATAAGGCCTTTATGCCGTATTATGTTTTAACAGGTTTGAGTGTTGTGTTTCTTGGGATACAACCAATACAAAACTTTTTGGATCAATTTCAATTTGGCTTTTCTTTCCCAGCGGTGGAAACGGGATACGGATTTGAAATGGAGGCTGAAGACCCTTACTCCCCTATTGCTCCGTTGACACATCCAGGCTTCTATTTACTCGTATCATTTATTTTTGCTTACTTTTGGTACAAGTACTTAGGCCTAAGTCATAAGAATACGGCTAAAAATATATTTTCCGGTATGAAGGAGAATGCTTTAGGGGCGTCACTCGCGATAACAGGATTTTTAACGATGACAATGATTATGGAAAATTCAGGTCAAACAAATGTACTTGCACTTGGAATTGCAGACGTTTCACCACCTGCTGTTTATGTGGCCTTAGCAAACGTAATGGGAATCATTGGTGCATTTATGACTTCATCGAACACCTCATCCAATGTGCTTTTCGCTCCGTTACATGGATCAGTTGTGAATTCGATGGAAAGTTTATCAATGTCACTAGTGATTGCCGCACAGTCAACTGGTGGAGCTATCGGTAATGTTATTTCACCAGCCAGCATTGTCCTAGGAACCAGTACAACGAATATTCTAGGAAGGGAATCCGAAGTGTATAAAGTTACACTTACGTTCGTACTAATCGCAGGTGTTCTAGTATCTGGAGTAGCTGTATTGATGCACTATATCATTTGATAAACTGTGTAGTAGGCCTGACTTAACCTGTGCAGGTACAAAGAAATAACCATCGATGAAGCATGGCGAATCTGCTATGTTTCACCGATTAGGTAGCTAGGAAAGTTTATATTTTAGCATGAAAATAAATCCATTTTCATGCTAAGTGATTGCTATGAGAAGCTAAGACATTGAAAACGAGAGCAGTATTCTGCTCTCGTTTGTCTATAGTGCGTGTTTTTAAGCGGGGATGAAGGGGATGAAAGGATCAGTTATCATGTTTCCCATCCACAATATAATGATAAAGCTTATTATTCACCGGCTGCTCCATCACCATATTCATATGAACAACTGGAATTTCTTTCCCTTCCTTATCTTCCATCGTATCTTGTTGAACCGTATTTTTATCAGGCAAAACTTGACCTAAATAATAAAACCCACTTCCTTCGTCATCATCTTTTTTAGTGAAGAAGTGCAGGTCAATATTATTTTCTTCTGCATGAATAATTTTTTTAACTTCTGCAGATTTTAAGGTTCTATTACTTCTCGTATACCATTTAAAAACATCTGGACTGAGGAGTTCATCTCCATAATTAACACTAGATTCTACCTCGCTATTTTTATGGTACGTAACAAATATCGGGCACGTCTGATGTTTTGGTTTGTAACCATACATGGTTGAACTCTCATCACTATCCCAGTTTAACAGTTTACAAGCATCTTTTCTCGAATACTTTTCATATAAAGTAAGCTGCTGACTACATTGATATTTCTCGCTTTTTTTTCTTGCAGTTAGCAAAATATCTTTTATCATATGATTGAAATGTTCATTTGAATTTAATTTTTCCTTTATTTTTCCATTAAACACGTACGTATTGTCTTCCTGCTTCGTTACGATCGCCTCTTCCCCATACTTCACCTGATCAGGTTGTGTAAAGAAAGATAGATCCAGCACGCGACCGACAGATTGAATTGTTGCGTCATCTATACGACATTTAGCTTCACTCAAATGATCAAGATATTCATCATGATCAACTGCGCCACGTTGCAGTAACAGCTCCAACAAAATAAGCTCATGCTTACGCTTTCCATTCAACACTTCTGATGACAGCATTGTTAGCACCCTATTTTCATAGTCAGTAATGCTCGAAACTTCTTCTTTCATCTTTATTAAAAATTGATGATAATTTTTATGCTTACCTGTAATAACAACTGGATCAATAGAATTATTTGTTACAAAATCATACATATAGGGTGTTTTTCCAATTCTATTCTTTAATTCCACAAATGCCTCTTTTAAAATTTTCATTGCTGTAAGGTTGCTGTTATTAATCGACTTAAAGATTTGCTTTTTAGCTATTTCCTCAAAATTAATGGTTGAAACACCTTTAATATAACTTGTTTCCAGTGTACGTCTACGTATATTGTCTTTGTTTTGAGATTTATCTCCTGAAAGGGCTACTGGAATGAGGTAGTTATTTTTATAATTACCAATAAAATCAATGACCGTGACGAAGTCTTTTGAATCATGCTTACGGAGGCCACGACCTAGCTGTTGAATAAAAACGATACTAGATTGCGTTTGCCTTAGCATAACTACTTGATTGATACTCGGAATATCAATCCCCTCATTAAAAATATCCACGGTTAAAATATAATCAAGCGCGCCATTCTCTAATCGGTTTACTTGTTGTATTCTTTCTTCTTGGGCATTATCTCCAGTTAACGCAACCGTACGATATCCTTTATTATTTAATGCCACAGATAATCTTTTTGCTTCTTCTTTTTTACTGCAGAAAATTAATCCTTTTACTCTTTCTCCTGAAAAGCCATAGTAATCAACCTTTTCAATGATATGATTGACGCGATCTTCGGTAACCAGGTTTGATAAGATAGTTGCGTCATCTATTACTTCACCATTATATTCAAGATCCGTGACCCCAAAATAGTGAAAAGGAGTTAGCATGTTTTCTTCAAGTGCTTCCTGCAACCGAATTTCGTATGCAATATGGTAGTCAAATAGCTCATAGATATTAAAATCATCTGTACGTTCAGGTGTAGCAGTCATTCCCATTAAAAACACTGGATTAAAATAATCAATGACGCGCTGATAGGACGTAGCACCTGCTTTATGTACCTCATCAATTAAAATATAATCAAACTCTTCCGGATCAAAATGGTTTAAGTTTTCCTCTTTTGAAATAGTCTGGATAGTAGCAAACAAATACTTAGCATCTGTTTGCTTACTTGAACCTGATAAAATTCCATAATCGATGTCGCGACCACCAAGAACCCTTTGGAAGTCCATTTTTGCTTTATTTAATATTTGCTCACGATGAACGATAAAGAGTGTTTTCTTCGGTGCAAACCGTCTCACATCAAACGCAGATAGATATGTCTTGCCAGTCCCTGTAGCTGAAATAACCAAACCTTTTTGATGACCAGCTTCTCGAACTGCTTGTATTTGTTGCAGGGCATCCTGCTGCATCTTATTTGGTTTAATTTCCAATGCATCCTTAATAGAATTGGTATTATATTCAGCTGGCATTTCTACTACTCTATCTGCTGCATTAAAATCTAATGGTTGATATGTCTTTTCATATTGATATACCCATTCATCATTTAATGGTTGAGCCGCCTCCCAGACATCTTCAAACTGATTTTTAAAGTGATGGATAACTTCTCCGTCTTCATGCGAAGTAAGTTTTACATTCCATTCATAGTTTACTTTTAATGCCTGTGCAGTTAGATTCGAACTTCCCACAATTAAAGAATAATAGTCTCCATGATTAAATATATAACCCTTCGCATGGAATCCTTGCATATCCGCTAATCTCACTTCTACATTTGTAATTTTCATCAGTTCTTTAAACACTTTAGGTTGATTAAAATTTAAGAATGTAGATGTTAAAATACGACCATGTATCCCTCTTTTTTTAAGATCTAAAAAATGGGATTTTAACGTAGCTAGTCCACTTTCGGTGATAAATGCAACAGAAAAAATAAAAGACTTACTTGTTTCGAGTTCTTCCAGTAATGGATTTAAAACGTTCTCATTTTGTTTCGTATCATTAACTAACAACTTCGGTGAAAACCTACTTGATTCTTTATATTTTTGATCGATAAATCCTTTATGTAAAGACGCTTCTAAATTTTGAATGAAATTCTCCATGTTAACCACCAATCATTACCGATAGATACACGCCAATCTTACTATTCTCTAGTTAGTCTATCAAATTATTTGTTACTATTAAAAAGCCACTCACCCAGTTGCAAGTGGCTAAATATTTCTATGAGATTAAATCAGTAGATAGCTTTTCTATGGCCGGAATATCCGCTGGTGCCCAATCAAGGGTTGAAAGTTCACTTGGTGGCAGCCATTTTATTTCTTTATGTTCTGTTAAAATAGGTTCACCCTCAATTAGTGTACAATAATATGTCGTTAAATGGACGACCCCGAAATCATATTCATAAACGGTATACTCTACTTGTTCACCAACTTCTATTTTACAATGCATCTCTTCACTAACTTCACGTTTTAATGCATCTTTAGCTGTTTCCTCTTTTTCAATTTTACCACCAGGAAATTCCCATTTATAAGCTAAGGTTTTAGTTTGCCCTCTTTGTGCACATAATATTTTATTGTTTTCAATAATTACTGCTCCGACGACGTGTATATCTTTTTTCATGGTATGCCTCCTCTATATACTTTTAACCTTCAAAATGCTCTTGAATTAGACTTTCAAGCATTTTGACTTCTCCGTCCATGTACCTGATTTCCACCATAATTAATAGAAGTTCAATCTATCTGTTAGGGACCACCGAAAATTCATGATACGATATATTAAAATCTAAATTTTCTATAATCAGGGTAGGGATGCAATGCGTAATAAAAAATTAGACAAAGAATCCTTAAACAGCATTATAAATAATTTTAAAACCTTTTACAGGGATAAATTTGCTACCAAACATATGAGAAATACAGCTCAACTAACAAGTTTAAAAGAATTTAACTATGATCATTTTCTTGATAAATACAAAACAAAATTCCTTAATAATAATGATGATACGTTAAGTATAGCAAAATCTTTAATTTATCAACAAATTTTAGGCCAATCAGTTAACATACTATTTGAGCAGTGATTTCAAGAACATTATAAAATAATTTTCAAGGACTTTTTATCACCTATTCCTGGAATCGACATTGAATTTATGGACAAACTCGATGGGAGAACAAGTTTTGACGAAGGAGGACTCTACCATGAATATTATAGTAGCACCAGACTCATTCAAAGGAAGCTTAACATCCATTCAAGCCGCGACAACCATGAGACGAGCCATTCACTCGATCAATCACAAAGACAACGTTATCTCCAAACCTATGGCTGATGGCGGTGAAGGAACAGTTGACGCACTCCAATCCTCATCAGACGGGGAACAAATAACACTTTCCTGTACCGGTCCATTGGGCGAAAAAATCGAAACCTATTATGCGATAATCGATGGCAACACAGCTGTGATTGAAGTCGCAAACATAGCCGGCCTTGTCCAGGTAACGGAGCAGGAGCGAAATCCAGATACGACCACAACGTATGGCCTTGGAGAAGTTATCCGCGGGGCATTGGATCGTGGCTGTACTTCTTTCATTATTGGACTTGGTGGTAGCGCAACGAATGACGGTGGACTTGGTATGTTGCGCGCGCTCGGAATGAAAGCATGGGATGATAACGGACAGGAAATTGGTATTTTCGGTAAAGACATACGAAAAATAAATAAAGTTAGCTTCGATAAGATAGACCGGCGATTAAGTGCCGTTTCGATAAAAGTAGCTTGTGATGTGGAAAACCCTCTCTATGGAAATAATGGTGCAAGTGCGGTTTACGGGCCGCAAAAAGGAGCAACAAGGGAGCAGGTAGTAGCTTACGATAAAGCCTTCGAACGTTTTGCTTTGATTATTGAAAGACAACATGGCGAAAAGTATCACGACGTGGCAGGAGCAGGAGCTGCTGGGGGACTCGGTTTCGCTTTGCTGATCCTCGGCGCTAAACTCGTCTCAGGTGCAGAGCTAGTCGCAGAAGCCGCTAATCTAAAACAGGTGATCAAGCAAGCTGACCTTGTGATTACCGGTGAAGGTCAAAGTGATGAACAAACCTTATACGGGAAGGCTCCAGGGTATATCGCAAATTTGGCGAACGCATACCATGTTCCAGCCATCTTAGTTTCTGGTTCACTTACAGGCGATCAAGATAAGCTCCGCAGTCAGTTCCAAGGTTGCTTTTCGATTATCACTAGTCCGATGACGATTCAAGAGTGTATGGAACAGGCAGAAGAACTTCTGTTTAATCAAACGAAACAAGTCATGCATTTCATTCATGCTATGCAAAATAAATAGACAGCACGAATTGGATGTTAGCTTACAGAATATCCAAGCTCGCCAAATTTCAAACGCTCGACCGTCTAATTGTTAGATAATGATTTTCTCCAGCAATGGATATGCTAAACTAGCAATATCACTAATTTTCATATTAGTATGACTTAATCTTGTTAAAAGGAGTCCTAAAATGATTACACTGATTAAAAATGGTGAGGTATATTCTCCAGATTACCTCGGAAAGCAATCCATCTTAGTTTTCGGAGATGAAATTGTAAAAATAGATGAAGTTGATGAGGATAAGCTACTTGATATTGGGTTAGATGTGACCATTATTGATGCGGAAAACGCCATTGTAACACCTGGTCTCATTGATCCACATGTTCACTTAATTGGTGGCGGAGGTGAAGGCGGGTTTGCCACAAGAACACCGGAGATACAATTGAGTGATATCATAAATTCTGGCATCACCACCGTTGTGGGATTATTAGGAACGGATGGAACAACCAGACATATGACCTCCCTATTAGCCAAAGCAAGGGGGCTAGAGGAAGAGGGGCTGACTACTTATATTTATTCTGGAAATTATCATGTTCCAACACCTTTCATTACGTCCTCTATAAAAGATGATGTGATCCTTATTGATAAAGTAATTGGGGCTGGCGAGATTGCCATTTCGGATTCAAGGTCGGCTCAGCCTTCCCTTCATGAATTAGCCAAAC
Proteins encoded:
- a CDS encoding glycerate kinase, with product MNIIVAPDSFKGSLTSIQAATTMRRAIHSINHKDNVISKPMADGGEGTVDALQSSSDGEQITLSCTGPLGEKIETYYAIIDGNTAVIEVANIAGLVQVTEQERNPDTTTTYGLGEVIRGALDRGCTSFIIGLGGSATNDGGLGMLRALGMKAWDDNGQEIGIFGKDIRKINKVSFDKIDRRLSAVSIKVACDVENPLYGNNGASAVYGPQKGATREQVVAYDKAFERFALIIERQHGEKYHDVAGAGAAGGLGFALLILGAKLVSGAELVAEAANLKQVIKQADLVITGEGQSDEQTLYGKAPGYIANLANAYHVPAILVSGSLTGDQDKLRSQFQGCFSIITSPMTIQECMEQAEELLFNQTKQVMHFIHAMQNK